Genomic window (Armatimonadota bacterium):
GCTGCTGAACGCCCTCGCGGGGTGCCACTCTCGCGCAGGCCGGCTGGTACTGGCCCGAGACACATTCTGTCGAAGCAGCGCGATCCTTGCACAGAGGCTCGGTGGGGCGGTCTCGGAATGGGTGGATCTGCCCCTGAACCGTCTGCGGTGGCTCTACCATTCGTCCATCATCGACGGCCCCAGATCGGTCGAGGGCGAGATGCTGGACATCTATCATAGCGCACTGGAGCAGCACTCCAGTTGTGTAGCAGGGACCGCTCTCGAATGGCTGCTGGACATGGCGCGTCGCCCGGGGCAGGAAACCCTGAGGGCGCGATTGCTGCCACTCGATGACGGGGAACTTGAGCTGACTGCGGGGGATGCCGGTGGAATAACCGCGCCGGGAATCCGCTACCAGGAGGGCATGTGTGCTCTCGTGGATGGGAAGATGGATGTCGCCGAACGCTGCTGGGGTGCCATCGATCAATGGCGGCACTCCACCGAGTGGGATCGCCTGTGCTGGAGCGTATACGCAGGCAAGTTCGCGTGGGCTGAACACAACTGGGAGGCCACGGAGCGCCACATGCTCCGTGCCGCTGACATTGCCCGCGCGATCGGTAACACGTACGAGAGAGATGGACTGAAGATCGCCGAGGATGCAAGGCGCGCCCGCGAAACGAGTGGCAAACGGAAGGCGCGACCGCGCGGCTGAGGCCGCGCGACAAGCCGGCTCGGGAGCATGCCGCCCCTCCGCTCGCTGGCCCCGATGCCGTGCCCGAGCAGGTTGGGGCACACCTGCTTCGGCCCGTGCCACTTGCTGCGTTGGGTAGGAGCCGGCTCATCGGAGCTCCTGGCCCAGCGGATACCTCGCCATCGCCTCGCGTAAGTCCTCCGCGGTCGCCTGCAGGTAGACCCCCGTCGTGTCCAGGCGCGTGTGGCCCAGCATGCGCTGCAGACAGTTCAGGTCCGCGCCACTGCGCAGCATCATACAAGCGAATGAATGCCGTAGCTTGTGGGGCGTCACCGACGCATCGATGCCCGCGGCACGCAGAGCGCGATCAAGCGTCGTGCACAGTCTCCGCTTCCCCAGTCGCGCGCCCCACTGGGTCGTGAACACGTAGCGGTGCTGGCAGTTCGGTCGGATGGCTCCCCACTCCCGCAGCGCTTCCGCGGCGGGTTCGGCTAACGGCACCGCCCGACTCTTGTCCCCCTTCGCACCCACGAACCGCACCGTGAGTTCCTCCAGATCCACCGCGTCCCACGTCAGCCCCAGTACTTCGCTCCGCCGCGCACCCGTGAACAGCATGAAGACGAGGATCGCCCGGTCCCGGCACGCCAGGAACGCAGAAGGCTGTTCGCCCGCGGCCTCGATCAGGCACCGGCAGTCGTCCTCGGAAAGGTACGTCGGCAGCTTGCGCGACTGCTTCGGGAGTGTCAGCTTGCGGAAGGGGTTGACGTCGGTGTACTCGCAGTCCCAGAGGTAGTTCCAGAAGGACCGCAGCGAGTGGATACGCCGGGCAACGGTCGCGGGCTGCAAACCGCGTTCCCGCAGCCAGACCACATACTGCCGCAGCACGTGCTTCGTGACGGCTTCCACGTCCGGTCCACTGCCCAGTTCTTCGAGAAAACGCCGGAACATCCGGCCATCGGACTGGTACGCCTCAACAGTCAGCTTTGCGCA
Coding sequences:
- a CDS encoding helix-turn-helix domain-containing protein, with amino-acid sequence MEPARAMGTFLRVWRSEWARLSQAQLANAVQRHLNGHRPVTTGVVRWWEQGQPPAGTEELEALCRVLEAHQISAAEVEQFKSVVFAACVDRHYPGLLPPYVSVDDETILQTAVRYEDAARCNVGVPQTIAVVAILSELGPLVLGRLHAPAPGTREQAQDAAYVLLLNALAGCHSRAGRLVLARDTFCRSSAILAQRLGGAVSEWVDLPLNRLRWLYHSSIIDGPRSVEGEMLDIYHSALEQHSSCVAGTALEWLLDMARRPGQETLRARLLPLDDGELELTAGDAGGITAPGIRYQEGMCALVDGKMDVAERCWGAIDQWRHSTEWDRLCWSVYAGKFAWAEHNWEATERHMLRAADIARAIGNTYERDGLKIAEDARRARETSGKRKARPRG
- a CDS encoding tyrosine-type recombinase/integrase — protein: MRIEPLYEEFLTYLSVERNCAKLTVEAYQSDGRMFRRFLEELGSGPDVEAVTKHVLRQYVVWLRERGLQPATVARRIHSLRSFWNYLWDCEYTDVNPFRKLTLPKQSRKLPTYLSEDDCRCLIEAAGEQPSAFLACRDRAILVFMLFTGARRSEVLGLTWDAVDLEELTVRFVGAKGDKSRAVPLAEPAAEALREWGAIRPNCQHRYVFTTQWGARLGKRRLCTTLDRALRAAGIDASVTPHKLRHSFACMMLRSGADLNCLQRMLGHTRLDTTGVYLQATAEDLREAMARYPLGQELR